The proteins below come from a single Arthrobacter sp. B1I2 genomic window:
- a CDS encoding SCO1664 family protein, translated as MSGRELTLLHEGRVELLGRIMSGSNATFLVELSCGDDSAWAVYKPEAGERPLADFDAGLYRRERAAYLLSEALGWGIVPPTVVRVDAPLGVGSLQWFVEGDLQEHYFTLYADSPETHAALARMALFDCVANNTDRKSGHVLRGADGRIWGIDHGLCFSAAFKLRTVIWDFAGDPIPDALLNDIAPLATTVPDDIAGLLDHAETAALQRRVQRMLREKVLPVDHTGMRYPWPLV; from the coding sequence GTGTCCGGGCGCGAACTGACCCTCCTGCACGAGGGCCGCGTGGAGCTTTTGGGCCGCATCATGAGCGGAAGCAATGCCACATTCCTGGTGGAGCTTTCCTGCGGGGATGATTCCGCATGGGCCGTCTACAAGCCGGAAGCCGGGGAGCGGCCGCTCGCAGATTTCGACGCCGGGCTGTACCGCCGGGAGCGCGCCGCCTACCTGCTCAGCGAAGCACTGGGATGGGGAATCGTTCCGCCCACGGTAGTCCGCGTGGACGCGCCGCTGGGTGTGGGATCGCTGCAGTGGTTCGTCGAAGGAGACCTCCAGGAGCATTACTTCACCCTGTACGCCGATTCCCCGGAGACGCACGCCGCGCTGGCCCGGATGGCCCTGTTCGACTGCGTGGCAAACAATACGGACCGGAAAAGCGGGCACGTGCTGCGCGGCGCTGACGGCCGTATCTGGGGCATCGACCACGGCCTGTGCTTCTCCGCCGCGTTCAAGTTGCGCACCGTGATCTGGGACTTCGCCGGCGACCCCATTCCGGACGCCCTGCTCAACGACATCGCTCCCCTGGCCACCACCGTGCCGGACGACATCGCCGGGCTGCTCGACCACGCCGAAACGGCAGCCCTCCAGCGCCGCGTCCAGCGCATGCTTCGGGAAAAAGTACTCCCCGTCGACCATACCGGCATGCGATACCCCTGGCCTTTGGTCTAG
- a CDS encoding SGNH/GDSL hydrolase family protein: MQHTVLLHGHPGRVLAAGAVGLLLAVTSGSSAPTRPVAAATSPVRVVVVGDSLSTGHGTSPEQAWPALMRKDRLGAGLEVVNAAENGSGYVSAGDFDGTFGTEVEDFVTEDTGIVVFFGSENDLGYAPADVGDAALAAMDRAEALAPAAKIIVVGPPSYSATPDPALVDISDQLKAAARQAGGEFVDPIAEGWISDDFDDLIGPDGDHPTVLGQHYLLEHIGVHLEQAAPVAAAQGRPDA; the protein is encoded by the coding sequence ATGCAACATACTGTGCTGCTGCACGGCCATCCGGGCCGGGTGCTGGCGGCGGGGGCGGTTGGCCTCCTCCTGGCCGTCACGTCGGGCAGTTCGGCCCCCACCCGGCCAGTAGCCGCGGCAACATCTCCGGTCCGGGTAGTGGTTGTGGGGGACTCGCTGAGCACCGGTCACGGCACCTCGCCGGAGCAGGCGTGGCCGGCGTTGATGCGCAAGGACCGGTTGGGCGCCGGCCTGGAGGTTGTTAACGCCGCCGAGAACGGCAGCGGTTACGTCAGCGCCGGTGATTTCGACGGTACTTTCGGTACCGAGGTTGAAGACTTCGTAACCGAAGACACCGGCATTGTTGTTTTCTTCGGATCTGAGAACGACCTTGGATATGCCCCCGCAGATGTTGGCGACGCCGCCTTGGCGGCGATGGACCGTGCCGAGGCCCTCGCACCCGCAGCGAAAATCATCGTGGTGGGGCCGCCGTCGTACTCTGCAACCCCGGATCCCGCGCTGGTAGATATCAGCGACCAGCTCAAAGCAGCTGCCCGGCAGGCGGGCGGCGAGTTCGTTGATCCCATTGCCGAGGGCTGGATCAGCGATGACTTTGACGATCTCATCGGCCCGGACGGCGACCATCCCACGGTTTTGGGGCAGCACTACCTGCTGGAGCACATCGGTGTCCATCTCGAACAGGCGGCCCCTGTGGCCGCCGCGCAAGGGCGTCCGGACGCCTAG
- a CDS encoding DUF1206 domain-containing protein, translating to MVNASQGANRAVSEAASASRSPAVRILARAGFVFIGLVHILIGVIALQLDRGQGGEADQSGAIGTLASKPGGGILLWVGAVACAALALWMLSEAVFGARTATDSKKKLKKAASAVGKAVVFGFLAFTFAVFASGGSKNSSQSASDFTAKLMGAPAGVVLLIALGLAIIGAGGYYAYRGITRKFMKDLQDPGNARTAVEWIGTIGYAAKGVVLAVVGVLIIVAAATADPSKSSGLDGGLKTLGSQPYGVFLLAAIAAGLICYGVYSMARARYGKF from the coding sequence ATGGTCAACGCGTCGCAGGGAGCTAACAGGGCAGTATCGGAGGCGGCCTCGGCAAGCCGCAGCCCGGCGGTGCGGATTCTGGCCCGTGCCGGCTTTGTGTTCATCGGCCTGGTCCATATTCTTATCGGCGTCATCGCCCTGCAACTGGACAGGGGCCAGGGCGGTGAAGCTGACCAGTCCGGGGCGATCGGGACGCTGGCTTCCAAGCCCGGCGGCGGAATCCTGCTCTGGGTCGGGGCAGTGGCCTGCGCCGCGCTTGCCTTGTGGATGCTGAGCGAGGCAGTTTTTGGGGCGCGCACCGCCACCGACTCCAAAAAGAAGCTGAAAAAGGCCGCCAGCGCCGTGGGAAAAGCTGTTGTCTTCGGTTTCCTCGCTTTCACCTTTGCCGTCTTTGCCTCCGGCGGCAGCAAGAACTCCAGCCAGTCGGCCAGCGATTTCACCGCCAAATTGATGGGAGCACCCGCCGGGGTGGTGCTCTTGATCGCCCTGGGGCTGGCAATCATCGGGGCCGGTGGTTATTACGCTTACCGCGGCATCACCCGGAAGTTCATGAAGGACCTGCAGGACCCGGGCAACGCCCGGACGGCCGTGGAATGGATCGGAACCATCGGTTACGCAGCCAAGGGAGTCGTGCTCGCCGTCGTGGGTGTGCTGATCATCGTGGCAGCCGCAACTGCCGACCCCTCCAAGTCCTCGGGCCTGGACGGCGGGCTGAAGACACTCGGTTCACAGCCCTATGGCGTGTTCCTTCTCGCCGCCATCGCCGCGGGGCTCATCTGTTACGGCGTGTACTCCATGGCCCGGGCACGCTACGGGAAGTTCTAG
- a CDS encoding excinuclease ABC subunit UvrA: protein MTTTVEAVHAKQNAEELTASNLRVLTSDDTGDGFVRVRGARENNLRNVTVDVPRDAIVAFTGVSGSGKSSLAFGTIYAEAQRRFFESVAPYARRLIQQGHNPKVEQITGLPPAVALQQRRGTASSRSTVGTVTTLSNSLRMLFSRAGSYPEGAPPLDSDAFSPNTAAGACPECHGLGTAHTVSEASLVPDTSLSIRDGAIAAWPGAWQGKNLRDILTHLGYDVDVPWRQLPRKHRDWILFTEEQPVVEVTPQRDRVAKPYKGRFWSAKSYVMHTLLDSKSPAMREKVLRFMETGPCPRCGGTGLRPEALAVTFAGQTIAGLSTVPMTELAEIIRPTTVLATAATASRKQSSESNEVAVAITRDLLQRITVLLELGLGYLALGRATPTLSPGEMQRLRIATQLRSGLFGVIYVLDEPSAGLHPADAEPLLAVLDQLKASGNSVFVVEHNMDVVRRADWLVDVGPRAGEDGGHVLYSGPVQGLNAVAGSVTRPFLFPDGPAASKADAGAGGRAPREATGWLELGGISRHNLRNLDASFPLGVLTAVTGVSGSGKSTLVSGVLADVAGIPRQASEDSQQLPDEPGAHVEEDGVQGSLTHVSGLERIDRTVKVDQKPIGRTPRSNLATYTGLFDAVRREFADTDAARSRGFGPGRFSFNVAGGRCETCQGEGFVAVELLFLPGSYGPCPECSGSRYNPETLEVTYQGKNIAEVLGMTVNAAAGFLAGVPAAARSLQTLQEVGLGYLRLGQPATELSGGEAQRIKLATELQRARRGHTLYLLDEPTTGLHPADVELLMAQLNRLVDAGNTVIVVEHAMDVVAAADWVMDLGPAGGDAGGRIVAAGDPAVVARSRSSRTAPYLAAALQARSGGRD from the coding sequence ATGACTACTACAGTCGAAGCGGTGCATGCCAAACAGAACGCTGAAGAACTGACCGCGTCCAACCTCCGCGTTTTAACCTCGGACGACACCGGGGACGGGTTCGTCCGGGTACGCGGTGCCCGTGAGAACAACCTGCGGAACGTCACTGTGGACGTGCCACGGGACGCGATTGTGGCGTTCACCGGCGTATCAGGCTCGGGCAAGTCGTCGCTGGCCTTCGGCACGATCTACGCTGAGGCGCAGCGCCGGTTTTTCGAATCGGTGGCCCCCTATGCCCGCCGGCTGATCCAGCAGGGCCACAATCCCAAGGTGGAGCAGATCACCGGGCTGCCGCCCGCCGTCGCCCTCCAACAGCGCAGGGGCACGGCTTCCTCCCGGTCCACGGTGGGGACCGTCACCACGCTGTCCAATTCGCTGCGCATGCTGTTCTCCCGTGCCGGCAGCTACCCGGAAGGTGCCCCGCCGCTGGACTCGGATGCCTTCTCCCCCAACACTGCGGCCGGCGCCTGCCCGGAATGCCATGGCCTGGGCACTGCACATACGGTCAGTGAAGCCTCGCTGGTTCCGGACACGTCCCTGAGCATCCGGGACGGCGCGATCGCCGCATGGCCCGGGGCCTGGCAGGGCAAGAACCTGCGGGACATCCTGACCCACCTGGGCTACGACGTTGATGTTCCCTGGCGGCAGTTGCCGCGGAAGCACCGGGATTGGATCCTGTTCACCGAAGAACAGCCGGTGGTTGAGGTAACGCCGCAACGGGACCGTGTGGCCAAGCCGTACAAGGGCCGTTTCTGGAGCGCGAAGAGCTACGTCATGCACACGCTGCTGGATTCCAAGAGCCCTGCCATGCGGGAGAAGGTCCTGCGCTTCATGGAGACCGGGCCATGCCCGCGCTGCGGCGGAACCGGGCTCCGGCCGGAGGCCCTGGCGGTGACCTTCGCCGGGCAAACCATTGCCGGGCTCAGCACGGTGCCCATGACCGAACTGGCAGAGATCATCCGTCCCACCACGGTGCTGGCAACCGCAGCAACGGCGTCGCGCAAGCAGTCCTCAGAATCCAATGAAGTGGCTGTGGCCATCACCCGCGACCTGCTGCAGCGCATCACCGTGCTGTTGGAGCTGGGCCTGGGCTACCTTGCCCTGGGCAGGGCCACGCCAACGCTCTCGCCGGGTGAGATGCAGCGGCTGCGGATTGCCACCCAGCTCCGTTCCGGGCTGTTCGGGGTGATCTACGTGCTGGACGAACCGTCCGCGGGCCTGCACCCTGCGGACGCCGAGCCCCTCCTTGCGGTTTTGGACCAGCTCAAGGCATCGGGAAACTCGGTGTTCGTGGTGGAGCACAACATGGACGTGGTCCGCCGCGCCGACTGGCTCGTTGATGTGGGACCCCGCGCCGGCGAAGACGGCGGGCACGTGCTCTACAGCGGGCCCGTCCAGGGCCTCAACGCGGTGGCAGGGTCCGTGACGCGGCCGTTCCTGTTCCCGGATGGTCCAGCCGCATCAAAGGCCGACGCCGGCGCAGGCGGGCGTGCGCCACGCGAGGCTACGGGATGGCTGGAACTGGGCGGTATCAGCCGCCACAACTTGCGGAACCTGGACGCGTCCTTTCCGCTCGGCGTCCTGACAGCAGTCACGGGAGTGTCAGGCTCGGGCAAGTCCACCCTGGTCAGCGGGGTCCTCGCTGATGTGGCCGGCATCCCGCGGCAGGCCAGTGAGGACAGCCAGCAGTTGCCTGACGAACCGGGCGCGCACGTCGAAGAAGACGGCGTTCAGGGCAGCTTGACACACGTATCCGGGCTGGAGCGGATCGACCGTACGGTCAAGGTGGACCAGAAACCGATCGGCCGCACCCCGCGCTCCAATCTGGCCACCTACACAGGACTGTTTGATGCCGTCCGCCGGGAGTTCGCTGACACCGACGCTGCCAGGAGCCGGGGGTTCGGCCCCGGGCGCTTTTCCTTCAACGTGGCTGGCGGACGGTGTGAGACCTGCCAGGGTGAGGGGTTCGTGGCCGTGGAACTGCTCTTCCTGCCGGGCAGCTACGGTCCGTGCCCGGAATGCAGCGGCTCGCGCTACAACCCCGAAACCCTGGAAGTCACCTACCAGGGCAAAAACATCGCGGAGGTGCTGGGCATGACGGTCAACGCCGCCGCCGGTTTCCTGGCCGGGGTTCCCGCTGCCGCCCGTTCCCTGCAGACACTCCAGGAAGTGGGTCTGGGCTACCTCCGGCTGGGCCAGCCGGCCACCGAGCTTTCCGGGGGCGAGGCGCAGCGGATCAAGCTGGCCACTGAGCTGCAGCGGGCCCGGCGGGGCCACACGCTGTATCTGCTGGACGAGCCCACCACGGGACTGCACCCGGCCGACGTCGAACTCCTGATGGCGCAGCTTAACCGCCTGGTCGATGCCGGAAACACGGTAATCGTGGTGGAACACGCCATGGACGTGGTGGCTGCCGCCGACTGGGTGATGGACCTGGGACCCGCCGGTGGCGACGCCGGCGGCAGGATCGTCGCCGCCGGTGACCCTGCCGTCGTCGCGCGTTCCCGCAGCAGCCGCACCGCACCCTATCTGGCAGCGGCACTCCAGGCGCGCTCCGGGGGCAGGGACTGA
- a CDS encoding SDR family oxidoreductase, which translates to MRSQQAVPPRDVLRGRVAVVTGSSRGLGFAMARVLGLHGAVVVLAARSDDGVAAAVERLRSQGIAVSGRRCDTAEPADVEALRDDALNRGTLDIWINNAGTSGVFGPTASTPVDDFTRVVRTNILGTFHGARAALPVFLEQGHGDLVNLYGQGDRGPVALQNAYASSKRWVRQFTETLRLETKGTGVRVHGMNPGLVETELLGRVTSQAGYEHRLGALQVVVGLWGQNADQAARPIMHLVTSDAAEFRFLTRTRLVTHGLHNVLNGRLRRTKRMPLAVTLVDPDQRP; encoded by the coding sequence ATGCGTTCCCAACAGGCGGTACCCCCACGCGACGTTCTGCGCGGCCGCGTCGCGGTGGTGACCGGGTCCAGCCGTGGGCTTGGGTTTGCCATGGCACGCGTGCTGGGCCTGCACGGTGCAGTGGTGGTGCTGGCCGCCAGGTCGGACGACGGCGTTGCTGCCGCCGTCGAGCGTCTGCGCTCCCAAGGCATCGCGGTGTCCGGGAGGCGCTGTGACACCGCAGAACCGGCCGACGTGGAGGCGCTCCGGGATGATGCCCTCAACCGGGGGACGCTGGACATTTGGATCAACAATGCCGGCACGTCAGGGGTCTTCGGTCCAACTGCGTCGACTCCCGTGGATGACTTCACGCGCGTGGTGCGCACCAACATACTGGGCACCTTCCACGGGGCGAGGGCTGCCTTGCCGGTATTCCTGGAGCAGGGCCACGGCGACCTGGTGAACCTCTACGGCCAGGGCGACCGCGGGCCCGTGGCACTGCAGAACGCCTATGCTTCAAGCAAGCGGTGGGTCCGCCAGTTCACCGAGACGCTGCGGCTGGAAACCAAAGGCACAGGCGTGCGGGTACACGGCATGAATCCTGGCCTGGTGGAGACCGAACTCCTGGGGCGGGTGACGTCCCAGGCGGGGTACGAGCACCGCCTCGGAGCCCTGCAGGTGGTGGTGGGACTGTGGGGACAGAACGCGGACCAAGCGGCACGGCCCATCATGCATCTTGTGACTTCTGACGCCGCGGAATTCCGGTTCCTGACCAGGACGAGGCTGGTGACGCACGGCCTGCACAACGTGCTGAACGGCCGCTTGCGCCGCACAAAGAGGATGCCCTTGGCGGTCACCTTGGTGGACCCGGACCAACGGCCCTGA
- a CDS encoding flotillin family protein has protein sequence MPDFAPFFPLLAIILGVVVAIGFIWVATKLMWKVAEPNEALIISGLTRGTLETRAGMDFKIVTGKGALVLPGLQTVRPLSLTLNETELKVSCVTSQGIQVIVEGVVIYKIGDAPPFIANAARRFLGQQPKMQSQVYNVFEGHLRSIIGSMTVEEIIRERDKLGSQVRSASGVEMEKLGLVVDSLQIKDLQDPTGYIQNIAKPHIAQVKMEARIAEATRNREAAEKEAEAAALIADAQSVSAIRQSVAQANAERARANAAQAGPLAEATARQQVVVQETEVAKLEADREEQKLQTSIRKPADAKAYAKRTDAEGQKAADISAAEALARRTELEAQANARRTELQAQANATAAAAAAGATKVTGEAEAAATRAKGDAAASAIKAKALAEADGIKARAEALGTNQDAVISQQLAENMPAIIAAAAEPFSHVGNMTVLNGGEGVNKMLGGILAQAGDYLPVLATALRKGEDSKRPSKAPGA, from the coding sequence ATGCCGGACTTTGCACCGTTCTTTCCGCTTCTTGCCATTATTTTGGGTGTGGTAGTCGCCATAGGATTTATTTGGGTGGCAACAAAACTGATGTGGAAGGTTGCTGAACCCAACGAGGCGCTGATTATCTCGGGACTGACCCGGGGGACGCTTGAAACCCGGGCAGGCATGGATTTCAAGATAGTCACCGGCAAGGGCGCCCTGGTCCTCCCTGGCCTGCAGACGGTGCGTCCATTGTCACTGACGTTGAACGAAACGGAACTCAAAGTTTCCTGCGTCACGTCACAGGGCATCCAGGTAATCGTGGAGGGCGTTGTCATATACAAGATTGGTGACGCCCCGCCTTTTATTGCCAACGCCGCCCGCCGCTTTTTGGGCCAGCAACCGAAAATGCAGAGCCAGGTATACAACGTTTTTGAAGGCCACCTGCGCTCCATTATCGGCAGCATGACCGTGGAGGAGATTATCCGCGAGCGGGACAAGCTCGGTTCACAGGTCCGCAGCGCCAGCGGTGTGGAGATGGAAAAGCTGGGCCTGGTGGTGGATTCGCTGCAGATCAAGGACCTGCAGGACCCCACCGGCTACATCCAGAACATCGCCAAGCCGCACATCGCCCAGGTGAAGATGGAGGCCCGGATCGCCGAGGCCACCCGCAACCGGGAAGCTGCGGAGAAGGAGGCGGAAGCGGCAGCCCTGATCGCGGACGCGCAGAGCGTTTCAGCGATCAGGCAGTCGGTGGCGCAGGCCAATGCCGAGCGCGCCAGGGCAAATGCCGCCCAGGCGGGCCCGCTGGCCGAGGCGACGGCACGGCAGCAGGTGGTGGTCCAGGAAACCGAAGTTGCCAAGCTCGAGGCTGACCGGGAGGAGCAGAAACTGCAGACAAGCATCCGGAAACCCGCTGATGCGAAGGCCTACGCCAAACGCACAGACGCTGAAGGCCAGAAAGCGGCCGACATCAGCGCCGCAGAGGCGCTGGCGCGCCGCACGGAGCTTGAAGCCCAGGCGAACGCCCGCCGCACAGAACTGCAGGCCCAGGCGAATGCCACCGCCGCGGCCGCCGCGGCCGGAGCAACCAAAGTCACCGGCGAAGCCGAAGCCGCCGCGACCAGGGCCAAAGGTGACGCTGCGGCGTCCGCGATCAAGGCCAAGGCGCTGGCAGAGGCGGACGGCATCAAAGCCCGGGCAGAAGCGCTGGGCACCAACCAGGACGCAGTCATCTCCCAGCAGCTTGCCGAGAACATGCCCGCCATCATCGCCGCAGCGGCCGAGCCCTTTTCCCATGTTGGCAACATGACCGTCCTGAACGGCGGCGAGGGCGTCAATAAGATGCTGGGCGGGATCCTGGCACAGGCAGGTGACTACCTGCCTGTGCTCGCGACAGCGCTCCGGAAGGGTGAAGACAGCAAGCGTCCATCCAAGGCTCCCGGCGCATAG
- a CDS encoding aldo/keto reductase has protein sequence MQYRTLGHSGTVVTSYALGTMTFGAEATEEASHAILDNYFEAGGNFIDTADVYSAGVSEEIIGRWLAKRPDLGDKAVITTKGRFPMGTAPNDVGTSRRRLTRALDASLRRLGVEQIDLYQMHAWDPVTPLEETLRFLEDAVTRGKIAYYGFSNFLGWQLTKAVHVARNQGWNPPVSLQPQYSLLVRDIEFEIVPAALDAGIGLLPWSPLGGGWLSGKYKRDQRPAGATRLGENPERGMEAWKARNDNPRTWTVIDAVEDIAAAHGVSSSQVALAWLADRPAVTSVILGARTTEQLADNLAAAELQLSADDVDRLTQASQPEAGVYPYGPMAREQRSRKMEGGR, from the coding sequence ATGCAGTACAGAACCCTGGGCCACAGCGGCACCGTCGTCACCAGCTACGCGCTGGGCACCATGACATTCGGTGCAGAAGCCACGGAGGAAGCGTCCCATGCCATCCTGGACAACTACTTCGAAGCGGGCGGCAACTTTATTGACACCGCGGACGTCTACAGCGCAGGAGTCTCCGAGGAAATCATCGGCCGGTGGCTGGCCAAGCGGCCGGATCTGGGGGACAAAGCGGTGATCACCACGAAGGGACGCTTTCCCATGGGGACGGCACCGAACGACGTCGGGACGTCCCGGCGGCGCCTGACCCGCGCCTTGGATGCATCCCTCCGCCGCCTGGGCGTGGAGCAGATCGACCTTTACCAGATGCATGCGTGGGACCCGGTCACACCCCTCGAGGAAACCCTCCGCTTCCTCGAGGACGCCGTGACCCGCGGCAAAATCGCCTACTACGGTTTCTCCAACTTCCTGGGCTGGCAGCTCACCAAAGCCGTCCATGTTGCGCGCAACCAGGGATGGAACCCGCCCGTAAGCCTGCAGCCCCAGTACAGCCTGCTGGTCCGCGACATCGAATTCGAGATCGTTCCGGCGGCCCTTGACGCCGGAATCGGCCTGCTGCCGTGGTCACCCCTGGGCGGTGGCTGGTTGTCCGGCAAGTACAAGCGGGACCAGCGCCCTGCCGGTGCAACGCGCCTCGGGGAAAACCCGGAACGCGGCATGGAGGCCTGGAAAGCACGCAATGACAACCCACGCACGTGGACGGTCATTGATGCTGTGGAGGACATTGCTGCTGCCCATGGCGTCAGTTCATCCCAGGTGGCCCTCGCGTGGCTGGCGGACAGGCCTGCCGTGACCTCGGTGATTTTGGGGGCCCGGACCACAGAACAGCTCGCTGACAACCTCGCCGCCGCTGAACTGCAGCTCAGTGCCGACGACGTTGACCGGCTTACCCAGGCGAGCCAGCCCGAGGCGGGGGTTTATCCCTACGGGCCGATGGCCCGGGAGCAGCGAAGCCGCAAGATGGAGGGCGGACGGTAG
- a CDS encoding SMP-30/gluconolactonase/LRE family protein encodes MADGLTTGSLDCLYTGSVWAEGPLWVPSSQTVRWSDIPNNRILEFNPATGATREYAVGVEFTNGRTLDTDGSVVQCSHGRRRVERDRDGTVTGLVDSFQGHRLNSPNDVVIARDTSIWFTDPPYGILPGTKEGHEGEQEYGGCHVFRFEPASGTLTAVVTDLVHPNGLAFSPDESDLYVADTAGPGYGVPLRIATYSVRDGYCGPRTGTLELEDGDAADGLRVDVEGRIWTSAGPSVRIYSPSFQLLGTIAVPETVSNLCFGGPDGQDLYITATTSLYRIRTTTTDAATRVPSV; translated from the coding sequence ATGGCGGATGGGCTGACGACTGGTTCTTTGGATTGCCTTTACACCGGCTCGGTGTGGGCCGAGGGGCCACTGTGGGTGCCGTCGTCGCAGACGGTCCGCTGGAGCGACATCCCGAACAACCGCATCCTCGAGTTCAACCCCGCCACGGGGGCCACCCGGGAATATGCGGTGGGTGTTGAATTCACCAACGGCCGCACCCTCGACACCGATGGCAGCGTGGTGCAGTGCAGCCACGGCCGACGCCGGGTGGAGCGCGACCGCGACGGAACGGTGACGGGCCTGGTGGATTCCTTCCAGGGCCACCGGCTGAATTCGCCCAATGACGTGGTGATCGCCCGCGACACCAGCATCTGGTTCACGGACCCGCCCTACGGAATTCTTCCAGGGACAAAGGAAGGGCACGAGGGCGAGCAGGAATACGGCGGCTGTCATGTGTTCCGCTTCGAGCCGGCCTCCGGAACGCTGACGGCGGTGGTCACCGACCTGGTGCACCCCAACGGGCTGGCCTTCTCGCCTGACGAGTCTGACCTCTATGTCGCGGATACGGCCGGTCCCGGCTACGGCGTCCCGCTGCGGATCGCCACCTACAGTGTGCGCGACGGCTACTGCGGCCCCCGGACAGGCACGCTCGAGTTGGAAGACGGTGATGCGGCGGACGGACTAAGGGTCGACGTCGAAGGAAGGATCTGGACCTCGGCCGGCCCCTCGGTCCGGATCTACTCACCGTCCTTCCAACTTCTGGGCACCATTGCAGTGCCCGAGACCGTTTCGAACCTGTGTTTCGGCGGTCCCGACGGCCAGGACCTCTACATCACTGCAACCACCAGCCTGTACCGGATCCGCACCACCACCACGGACGCGGCCACCCGCGTTCCTTCCGTCTAA
- the arfB gene encoding alternative ribosome rescue aminoacyl-tRNA hydrolase ArfB, with product MDLLVSPALTIPSAELGWRFSRSSGPGGQHVNTSDSRVELSWNVAGSPTLSEAQRLVLLTRLDRLLIAGVITVTAAERRSQLRNRQIALAKLSVLLAEALTPEAAARRPTKPSRASNRRRLAAKERRAVTKQHRRRPAAE from the coding sequence ATGGACCTGTTGGTATCGCCCGCGCTCACGATTCCGTCGGCTGAGCTTGGCTGGCGCTTCTCTCGGTCCTCCGGCCCAGGAGGTCAGCACGTCAACACCTCGGACAGCCGTGTCGAACTCTCGTGGAACGTCGCCGGGTCGCCCACACTGTCCGAAGCCCAACGCCTGGTGCTCCTCACGCGGTTGGACCGCCTCCTCATCGCCGGAGTCATCACTGTGACTGCGGCAGAACGCCGCTCCCAGCTACGAAACCGTCAAATCGCCCTGGCTAAGCTCTCCGTCCTGCTGGCGGAAGCACTGACTCCTGAGGCCGCTGCCCGGCGTCCGACCAAACCCAGCCGCGCCTCAAACCGCCGACGGCTTGCGGCGAAGGAGCGGCGCGCTGTGACGAAGCAGCACCGGCGGCGTCCGGCCGCGGAATAA
- a CDS encoding cytochrome P450, producing MDVAENPLDPFPHYERMRAAAPVFLDDQSGAWHVFRYDDVQRVLSEHATFSSRIGGDDPSGSGQLFAASLITTDPPRHRQLRSLVTQAFMPKAVDALAPRIAGLTDELLEGIAARRSADLIKELAYPLPVIVISELMGIPAEDRERFKQWSDIIVSQTRTGPTGREHDATTSEMIEYFLALIDQRRRRPGKDLISTLLAAEIDGQKLTVPELLGFCSLLLVAGNETTTNLIGNAVLCLAESPVTLQRVLEEPALLPQTLEEVLRFRSPVQSMYRVAVAETMLGGERIPAGAPIVAWIGSANRDEQTFQRPAEFDVDRSPNRHLAFGHGIHFCLGAPLARLEARIALEALLARLPGLSLAPGAQLERMESTIVYGLKALPVTWQPA from the coding sequence ATGGACGTCGCTGAAAATCCGCTTGACCCGTTTCCCCACTATGAACGAATGCGGGCAGCGGCCCCCGTCTTCCTTGATGATCAATCCGGGGCCTGGCATGTGTTCCGGTATGACGATGTCCAGCGGGTGCTGTCCGAGCACGCGACGTTCTCGTCGCGCATCGGCGGTGATGATCCATCGGGTTCCGGCCAATTATTTGCCGCCAGCCTGATCACCACCGATCCCCCACGGCACCGGCAGTTACGCTCCCTGGTCACACAGGCGTTCATGCCGAAAGCCGTTGACGCGCTGGCGCCCCGCATCGCCGGACTTACAGACGAGCTTCTGGAGGGGATCGCTGCCCGCCGGAGCGCAGACCTGATCAAGGAATTGGCGTACCCGTTGCCGGTCATAGTGATCTCCGAGCTCATGGGCATCCCCGCCGAGGACCGCGAGCGCTTCAAACAGTGGTCTGACATTATTGTCAGCCAAACGCGAACTGGTCCGACCGGCCGGGAGCACGACGCCACCACGTCAGAGATGATCGAGTACTTCCTGGCCCTGATCGACCAGCGCAGGAGGCGGCCCGGTAAAGACCTGATCAGCACCCTGCTTGCCGCCGAGATCGATGGCCAAAAACTGACGGTTCCTGAACTGCTGGGTTTCTGCAGTCTGCTGCTCGTCGCCGGCAATGAGACCACCACCAATCTGATTGGCAACGCCGTCCTGTGTCTGGCCGAGTCGCCCGTCACTCTCCAGCGTGTCCTTGAGGAGCCCGCCTTGCTTCCGCAGACCCTCGAGGAGGTACTGCGCTTCCGGTCGCCGGTACAGTCCATGTACCGGGTGGCGGTAGCGGAGACAATGCTGGGAGGTGAACGGATCCCCGCCGGTGCACCGATCGTTGCGTGGATCGGCTCCGCCAACCGCGACGAGCAGACGTTCCAGCGGCCGGCTGAGTTCGACGTCGACCGCAGCCCGAACCGGCATCTGGCCTTCGGCCACGGCATTCATTTTTGCCTCGGTGCGCCACTGGCCCGGCTGGAAGCCAGGATCGCACTGGAGGCACTGCTGGCCCGCTTGCCCGGGCTTTCCCTGGCTCCCGGAGCACAACTGGAACGGATGGAAAGCACCATCGTTTACGGGCTGAAGGCACTTCCCGTCACGTGGCAGCCTGCCTGA